The sequence ACTTCTGATTCTTTTGAAGGAAACATCCTCTCTATTACTACTTCATGATAGGTAAAACCTAGTTCTTGTCCATCACCATCTTGCAAAAACAACATATCTCTTTTACCAAATACCTGTATTCCAGAATGCTCGACACCAAAAGAGTCCAAACGCTTCATCCAATAAATAAGACTGGCTTGGTCTGAAACTAAAAAAACGGTTCGTTCTAAAGCGTTCGAACCAGGTCGTCTAGTAGGACTATTGGGCATATCAAAAATGGTAAACTCTGTGCCAATTCTCCCCTTTTGGTCACCAAAAAAGAGATGGTACATGTTGGAATCTTCCTGATTAACTGTTTTTAGGATCAAATCCATTCCCAAAATACGGTGATAAAAGTCATAGGCTTGGTAGATGTTTCCAACCAAACTAGAGATATGATGAATACCTGTATTGTTCATGCTCATTCCTTCTTTCTGAAATTATTTTATCACTAGTTAAAGACAAAAGAAACTAAAATGCTCAAAAAAGCCTGGATCTAGTCCAGACTTCTATACTATTCATTTCCACAAATGAAAGGATTCAACTGTTTATAGGCCTATAAAATGAATGAGAGGAGCAAACCGCCAATCAAACCACCAACAACTGCTGCTAGAATATTTCCTTTGGCTTTTCCAATTTTTCCACCTCTTGCAGCCGACGCCACAAAGACGCCAACACCAGCTGCAAGTCCCATATCGACCCAAACGTCACCGGATTGGGTCATTAAACCAACTCCATGATTCAAGGTCCAGATGGTACCAACAATCATGGCTGCTGCTACCCAACCACCGATCGGGCCCCAGCTATCCACCATTTTTCCCCACATCATTCGAATGACGAAGGGAAAGATAAATGCACCAACAACAGTTGCAATTGCTTGTTGAATTGTCATCACAGCTCCTCCTTAATCTTTTTCCATATCTTCTTCAACTTTTGCTGCTACCAATCCACCCAAAACTGCTCCGACTAGGACCAAAAGGATGGTTGGTAGTGAATCTACCACACTGCCAAAACCATACAGAAAGGCATCACGGAAAATTCCGCACAAGGCAATTCCTAATCCCATATCAACAAATGCTGAATCTGGATCATGTTTGATTAAGCCAAGGTAATGGTTCATAAACCACATGGGACCTATAATAATAAATGCAGCAAAGTAGCCACCTGCGATACCATAGGCATTTGCAAAAGCAC is a genomic window of Streptococcus sp. 29896 containing:
- a CDS encoding Lin0368 family putative glycerol transporter subunit; translated protein: MTIQQAIATVVGAFIFPFVIRMMWGKMVDSWGPIGGWVAAAMIVGTIWTLNHGVGLMTQSGDVWVDMGLAAGVGVFVASAARGGKIGKAKGNILAAVVGGLIGGLLLSFIL
- a CDS encoding Lin0368 family putative glycerol transporter subunit, producing MKFLRSTIGYMIAGMIVMSVWGAFANAYGIAGGYFAAFIIIGPMWFMNHYLGLIKHDPDSAFVDMGLGIALCGIFRDAFLYGFGSVVDSLPTILLVLVGAVLGGLVAAKVEEDMEKD